A single genomic interval of Staphylococcus hyicus harbors:
- the uvrB gene encoding excinuclease ABC subunit UvrB, giving the protein MEHHAFKIASNFDPQGDQPKAIAELAKGIHEGKRHQTLLGATGTGKTFTMSNVIKEVGKPTLIIAHNKTLAGQLYSEFKEFFPENRVEYFVSYYDYYQPEAYVPSTDTFIEKDASINDEIDQLRHSATSALFERDDVIIIASVSCIYGLGNPEEYKDLVVSIRVGMEMDRSELLRKLVDVQYTRNDIDFKRGTFRVRGDVVEIFPASRDELCIRVEFFGDEIDRVSEINYLTGEVLREREHFALFPASHFVTREEKMKIAIERIEKELASQLEKLRSENKLLEAQRLEQRTNYDLEMMREMGFCSGIENYSVHLTLRPLGSTPYTLLDYFGDNWLIMIDESHVTLPQIRGMYNGDQARKNVLVEHGFRLPSALDNRPLKFEEFESKARQLVYVSATPGPYELEHTDEMVEQIIRPTGLLDPKIEVRPTKNQIDDLLSEIQERVDRNERVLITTLTKKMSEDLTTYLKEAGVKVNYLHSEIKTLERIEIIRDLRMGTFDVLIGINLLREGIDIPEVSLVVILDADKEGFLRSERSLIQTIGRAARNEKGEVIMYADKMTDSMKYAIDETERRRSIQMAYNEKHGITPQTINKKIHDVISATVDTNETNDDQRKEVPKKLTKKEREKTIKNIENEMKEAAKALDFERATELRDMLFELKAEG; this is encoded by the coding sequence ATGGAGCATCATGCGTTTAAAATTGCATCAAACTTTGACCCCCAAGGTGATCAACCCAAAGCAATTGCTGAATTGGCAAAAGGTATTCATGAAGGTAAGCGTCATCAAACGCTTTTAGGAGCAACAGGTACGGGTAAAACGTTTACGATGAGTAATGTGATTAAAGAAGTGGGGAAACCGACATTAATTATTGCGCATAATAAAACATTAGCTGGACAATTATATAGTGAATTTAAAGAATTCTTCCCAGAAAATAGAGTTGAATATTTTGTGAGTTATTATGATTATTACCAACCAGAAGCGTACGTCCCATCAACAGATACGTTTATCGAAAAGGACGCCTCTATTAATGATGAAATTGATCAATTGCGACACTCTGCCACAAGTGCTTTATTTGAGCGTGATGATGTCATTATTATCGCAAGTGTGAGTTGTATTTATGGTCTAGGGAACCCTGAAGAATATAAAGACCTAGTTGTAAGTATCCGTGTAGGTATGGAGATGGATCGTAGTGAACTATTACGAAAACTTGTTGATGTGCAATATACACGTAACGATATTGACTTTAAACGGGGGACGTTCCGTGTAAGAGGGGATGTTGTAGAGATATTCCCAGCATCAAGAGATGAACTTTGTATTCGTGTCGAATTTTTTGGTGATGAAATTGATCGAGTGAGTGAAATTAATTATCTCACTGGCGAGGTGCTACGTGAACGCGAACATTTTGCACTTTTCCCAGCATCTCACTTCGTTACACGCGAAGAAAAAATGAAAATCGCAATTGAACGCATTGAAAAAGAGCTTGCCTCACAATTAGAAAAATTGCGGAGTGAAAACAAGCTTTTGGAAGCACAGCGATTAGAACAACGCACGAATTATGACTTGGAAATGATGCGTGAAATGGGGTTTTGTTCTGGTATTGAAAATTATTCAGTACACTTAACATTGCGTCCTTTAGGTTCTACACCATATACGTTACTGGATTATTTTGGTGATAATTGGCTTATTATGATTGATGAATCCCATGTGACATTGCCTCAAATTAGAGGGATGTATAACGGAGACCAAGCACGAAAAAATGTATTAGTTGAACATGGTTTTCGCTTACCCAGTGCGTTAGATAACCGTCCTTTAAAGTTTGAAGAGTTTGAATCTAAAGCACGTCAATTAGTTTATGTGTCAGCAACACCTGGTCCATATGAGCTTGAGCATACAGATGAAATGGTGGAACAAATTATTCGGCCAACTGGGTTGTTGGATCCCAAAATTGAAGTGCGCCCCACTAAAAATCAAATCGATGATCTATTGTCTGAAATTCAAGAACGTGTAGATAGAAATGAGCGTGTCCTCATCACAACATTAACCAAAAAAATGAGTGAAGATTTAACGACATATCTTAAAGAAGCGGGGGTAAAGGTAAACTACCTTCACTCTGAAATTAAAACGTTAGAGCGTATTGAAATCATTCGTGATTTGAGAATGGGAACATTCGATGTTTTAATAGGGATTAATTTATTAAGAGAGGGAATAGATATACCAGAAGTATCTCTAGTAGTCATTTTAGATGCGGACAAAGAAGGGTTTTTACGGTCTGAAAGGTCTCTGATCCAAACAATTGGACGTGCAGCACGTAATGAAAAAGGTGAAGTGATCATGTACGCAGATAAAATGACGGATTCTATGAAATACGCCATCGATGAAACAGAACGTCGACGCAGCATTCAAATGGCGTATAATGAAAAACATGGTATAACCCCTCAAACCATTAATAAAAAAATTCATGATGTGATTAGTGCTACTGTTGACACAAATGAAACAAATGATGATCAACGTAAAGAAGTTCCGAAAAAACTAACTAAAAAAGAGCGAGAAAAAACGATTAAGAATATTGAAAATGAAATGAAAGAAGCCGCGAAAGCACTCGATTTTGAAAGAGCTACAGAATTAAGAGATATGTTATTTGAATTAAAAGCAGAAGGGTGA
- a CDS encoding CsbA family protein, whose product MIWYMLAAFFPCVLVVIFSAITRSKWVGTLITLILIGASVYKGFFHNEWIIFLDVVSLLAGYIIVDQLHIHKQQDSEG is encoded by the coding sequence ATGATATGGTATATGTTAGCTGCATTCTTTCCATGCGTCCTAGTTGTCATCTTTAGTGCGATTACGCGAAGTAAGTGGGTGGGGACACTCATTACACTTATTTTAATCGGCGCTTCTGTTTATAAAGGATTCTTTCATAATGAATGGATTATATTTTTAGACGTTGTATCGTTACTTGCCGGTTATATTATTGTCGACCAATTGCATATCCATAAACAACAGGATAGTGAAGGATAA
- a CDS encoding YfbR-like 5'-deoxynucleotidase, giving the protein MGVHQYFKRLSDLEKLIRLPGKFKYFEHNVAAHSFKVTKIAQYLGTVEEYHGRDVDWKSLYEKALNHDFAEVFTGDIKTPVKYASGELKKLFSQVEEEMVDTFITEEIPERYQEIYRQRLQEGKDDSLEGQILAVADKIDLLYETFGEIQKRNPEPLFFEIYEMSLETIMQFDHLYAVQDFIENIIPEMLTEKFIPRTELREMTMQILKNRKV; this is encoded by the coding sequence ATGGGTGTACATCAATATTTTAAAAGGCTATCAGATTTAGAAAAATTAATTCGATTGCCAGGTAAATTTAAATATTTTGAACATAATGTCGCCGCTCATTCTTTTAAAGTGACTAAAATTGCGCAATATTTAGGTACAGTTGAAGAATATCATGGGCGAGATGTGGATTGGAAAAGTTTATATGAAAAAGCTTTGAACCATGATTTTGCGGAGGTGTTTACAGGAGATATTAAAACGCCTGTAAAATATGCCAGTGGTGAATTAAAAAAATTATTTTCACAAGTTGAAGAAGAAATGGTAGATACCTTTATTACCGAGGAAATACCTGAAAGATATCAAGAGATTTATCGTCAACGTTTACAAGAGGGAAAAGACGATTCATTAGAGGGACAAATATTAGCTGTCGCCGATAAAATTGATCTCTTATATGAAACATTTGGTGAAATACAAAAACGTAATCCAGAACCACTTTTCTTTGAAATTTATGAAATGAGCTTAGAAACGATTATGCAATTTGATCATTTGTATGCGGTTCAAGATTTTATAGAAAATATCATTCCAGAAATGCTTACAGAAAAATTCATCCCGCGCACAGAATTAAGAGAAATGACAATGCAAATTCTTAAAAACAGGAAAGTGTGA
- a CDS encoding COG3942 and LysM peptidoglycan-binding domain-containing protein, whose product MIFNFLFVMAVANALLTQDIEVPKHQSFYELSQKIGATIQELKTLNPTERQSVKGQKTVRIPNKHIHIVRSGDTLNGILTRYHLTKRTFYQFNPSFEKLSSNQWLALSPKGAALLFQPRLQKAYHKSAPIIPPHTRHAPYHSNTFTSLKAQIRLSQITPSHFFGNHNTVKTHRDLLQRPVIQDVTYEHVDFQNLYMRGQCTYYAFERRKELAHPIHNYWGNAKQWHINAREEGFHVTSTPKVGAILVSQEGPYGHVAIVEAIKGNAIVVSEMNWVAPFIVSYRIIDVYDQYHFIH is encoded by the coding sequence ATGATATTTAATTTTTTATTTGTAATGGCAGTTGCTAATGCGCTACTCACACAGGACATCGAAGTTCCAAAACATCAATCTTTTTATGAATTGTCTCAAAAAATTGGTGCAACCATTCAAGAATTAAAAACTTTAAACCCTACAGAAAGACAATCAGTTAAGGGACAAAAGACGGTACGAATTCCTAATAAACATATTCATATCGTGAGATCGGGAGATACTTTGAATGGGATTTTGACGCGTTATCACTTAACCAAGCGTACATTTTATCAGTTCAATCCGTCATTTGAAAAACTATCTTCCAATCAATGGCTAGCACTCTCTCCAAAAGGCGCAGCACTATTATTTCAACCACGTTTACAAAAAGCCTACCATAAATCAGCACCTATTATACCACCTCACACTAGACACGCGCCGTACCACTCTAATACATTCACTTCTTTAAAAGCACAAATTCGTCTTTCTCAAATCACACCCTCTCATTTTTTTGGAAACCACAATACCGTTAAAACACATAGGGATTTATTACAACGTCCAGTTATACAAGACGTGACGTATGAACATGTTGATTTTCAAAATTTATATATGCGGGGACAGTGTACTTACTATGCTTTTGAAAGACGTAAGGAACTAGCGCATCCAATTCATAACTATTGGGGAAATGCGAAGCAATGGCATATTAATGCCCGTGAAGAAGGATTTCACGTGACATCAACACCGAAAGTAGGCGCAATTCTTGTCTCGCAAGAAGGTCCATACGGTCACGTTGCGATTGTGGAAGCGATAAAAGGAAATGCAATTGTGGTTTCTGAAATGAACTGGGTTGCACCTTTTATTGTCAGCTATCGAATCATAGATGTGTATGATCAATATCATTTTATTCATTAA